The following proteins are co-located in the Malus sylvestris chromosome 13, drMalSylv7.2, whole genome shotgun sequence genome:
- the LOC126594865 gene encoding uncharacterized protein At1g26090, chloroplastic, protein MALLLLPNSFSLSLLRNPTAPPTGHTIRRTRHRFLALAASSSDSEDDKNNASSQRSTKLVTFLGKGGSGKTTSAVFAAQHFAMAGFSTCLVIHTQDPTAEFLLNRKIGTSPTLCSPNLSALRFETTKMLLGPLKQLKQADARLNMTQGVLEGIVGEELGVLPGMDPIFSALALERLVQFFRNVAQRYRNEDNFDVIIYDGMSSEEMLRMIGAARKARLYLKYLRNTAEKTDLGRFAGPSVLRLVDEAMSISSSTPHLNGKMSAEIWDSLEQMLERGSSAFSEPEKFGCFLVIDPDNPVSVHAALRYWGCTIQAGAQVSGAFAIASRHKNTESEERLKKNFSPLPFASIPNISLGSPLDWNAIIQDTFSESARNLLSMTASGGGNLTPSVKFDAARKSVTLFMPGFDKSEIKLYQYRGGSELLVEAGDQRRVIHLPSKIQGKVGGAKFMDRNLVITMR, encoded by the exons ATGGCTTTACTTCTCCTTCCTAACTCCTTCTCTTTGTCCCTTCTTCGAAACCCTACTGCTCCGCCGACAGGACATACAATAAGAAGAACAAGACACCGGTTTCTCGCATTGGCGGCGTCTTCCTCGGACTCGGAGGATGACAAGAATAATGCTTCTTCTCAGAGGTCAACCAAGTTGGTCACTTTCTTGGGGAAAGGTGGGTCCGGAAAGACCACCTCCGCCGTTTTCGCCGCTCAG CATTTTGCAATGGCAGGGTTTAGCACATGCTTGGTGATACACACACAAGATCCCACTGCTGAGTTCCTTCTAAACCGAAAAATCGGAACTTCTCCAACATTGTGCAGCCCCAACCTTTCTGCTCTTAGATTTGAAACCACCAAA ATGCTTTTAGGACCTCTGAAACAGCTAAAGCAAGCGGATGCGCGCCTTAATATGACGCAAGGAGTTCTGGAAGGG ATTGTCGGAGAAGAGCTTGGGGTGCTTCCTGGGATGGACCCTATATTTTCCGCATTAGCGCTTGAGAGGCTTGTTCAATTCTTTAGGAATGTGGCACAAAGATACCGCAACGAAGATAATTTTGATGTAATAATATATGATGGTATGAGCTCTGAGGAAATGCTGCGGATGATTGGTGCAGCTAGAAAAGCAAG GTTGTACTTGAAATACCTGCGGAACACGGCTGAGAAAACTGACCTTGGGAGGTTTGCTGGCCCTTCAGTTCTGAGACTGGTGGACGAAGCCATGAGTATAAGCAGCAGTACACCTCATCTCAATGGGAAAATGAGTGCAGAAATATGGGACAGTCTGGAACAAATGTTGGAG AGAGGGTCATCTGCTTTCTCAGAACCTGAAAAATTTGGCTGCTTCCTAGTGATTGACCCAGACAACCCAGTGTCCGTTCATGCTGCATTACGCTATTGGGGTTGCACAATCCAAGCTGGTGCACAGGTTTCCGGAGCCTTTGCTATTGCTTCACGACATAAAAACACAGAATCAGAGGAAAGACTCAAGAAAAACTTTTCACCCTTGCCTTTTGCTAGCATTCCAAATATTTCCTTGGGTTCCCCTCTAGATTGGAATGCAATCATACAGGACACGTTCAGTGAAAGTGCACGAAATCTGCTTTCTATGACAGCAAGTGGCGGTGGTAACCTAACGCCCTCAGTAAAGTTTGATGCAGCCAGAAAATCAGTAACCCTTTTCATGCCAGGTTTTGACAAGTCAGAGATCAAGCTATACCAA TATAGGGGAGGATCTGAGTTGCTGGTGGAAGCAGGGGATCAAAGACGCGTAATTCATCTGCCTTCGAAAATTCAAGGGAAGGTTGGAGGTGCCAAGTTCATGGACAGAAATCTTGTAATCACAATGCGATAG
- the LOC126594859 gene encoding PHD finger protein MALE MEIOCYTE DEATH 1-like isoform X2, whose amino-acid sequence MYGLIHSDGYGHLLGIRGHDAGSAHLSGTEIMDLWDRMCTLLRTRAICVKDNSTKAGMDLRLLFGVACGRSWFDKWGYKFYRGSYGISRFAYVDSLNHIGSLELSKMTESSFGHQLQALLSRYRDFRTLKDLLSHLVGMIHEAENMKRNSRNVDDIKELKDNSKCKADKIRIAVNQFKEILGNGAPLMPRKALREAAVDLARANKQANRPSVGATAVLDHVLSNLDNVVVDEHHIFARTITKDHNGRDVYHLQLKEVPWEGQIYNRTCNDIKRLYDSYVKMEGLPGADSNGEVKKVKECVQIIQNCKHFVKEFDIAAQGESLPLTFICQIPWPNIDWRDEHHSKKIQEERESPIGDMVVVVPGDATIGDLKETAQKGLKDSYYFIKECFELSDIML is encoded by the exons ATGTATGGCTTGATTCACTCTGATGGTTACGGCCATTTATTGGGCATAAGGGGACATGATGCGGGCTCTGCTCATCTTAGTGGCACTGAGATTATGGACTTGTGGGACAGAATGTGTACTCTTCTTAGGACCAG AGCAATCTGTGTTAAAGACAATTCTACGAAAGCTGGGATGGATCTTCGATTGTTGTTCGGAGTCGCTTGCGGACGTTCGTGGTTTGACAAGTGGGGATACAAGTTCTATCGTGGAAGCTACGGGATCAGTCGCTTCGCATACGTTGATTCACTGAACCACATTGGGTCACTAGAGCTTTCAAAGATGACCGAGTCCTCCTTTGGCCACCAGTTGCAAGCATTACTTTCGCGATACAGGGACTTTCGAACGCTCAAAGATCTTCTCTCCCATCTTGTTGGGATGATTCATGAGGCAGAAAATATGAAGAGGAATAGCAGGAATGTTGATGACATAAAGGAGCTCAAGGACAATAGCAAATGCAAAGCTGACAAAATCCGCATAGCAGTGAATCAATTCAAGGAGATACTAGGCAATGGTGCTCCTCTGATGCCCCGAAAAGCGTTACGGGAAGCAGCGGTTGACTTGGCTCGAGCAAACAAGCAAGCTAACAGGCCATCAGTAGGGGCTACCGCCGTTCTAGATCATGTGTTGTCCAACCTAGACAACGTGGTGGTTGATGAACATCACATTTTTGCCCGTACAATCACAAAGGACCACAATGGTAGGGATGTTTATCATTTGCAGCTGAAGGAGGTACCATGGGAAGGACAAATATACAATCGTACATGCAATGATATAAAACGTCTCTATGACTCTTATGTGAAGATGGAGGGATTACCCGGAGCAGACTCAAACGGAGAAGTAAAGAAAGTAAAGGAGTGTGTTCAAATTATACAGAATTGTAAACATTTTGTGAAAGAATTTGACATTGCTGCACAAGGGGAATCTTTGCCACTGACATTCATATGTCAAATTCCATGGCCAAACATTGATTGGAGGGATGAGCATCACTCCAAGAAAATCCAAGAGGAAAGGGAGTCACCAATTGGAGACATGGTGGTTGTTGTTCCAGGTGATGCAACTATTGGAGATTTGAAGGAAACTGCACAGAAGGGACTGAAGGACAGTTACTATTTCATaaaagaatgctttgaattgtccGACATAATGCTTTGA
- the LOC126594863 gene encoding protein CHUP1, chloroplastic-like yields the protein MIVRLSLLVAATIAAIAARQHSIKNSGSSASTGRHSENGKANSNHQSEKEDEEQLTYSDDNLREKHKEEEEEEEEEEDEEEVKLISSVFNRASDISPGDIGDEDILPEFEDLLSGEIEIPLPVNKTDTKEKDIYEAEMANNASELERLRNLVKELEEREVKLEGELLEYYGLKEQESDVDELQRQLKIKTMEIGMLNITINSLQSERKKLQEELTWGASAKKELEAARYKIKELQRQIQLDANQTKGQLLLLKQQVTNLQAKEEEAVKKDAEIEKKLKAVNQLEVEVVELKRKNKELQIEKRELTIKLNAAEARVATLSNMTETEMVANVREEVNNLKHANEDLSKQVEGLQMNRFSEVEELVYLRWVNACLRYELRNYQTPQGKVSARDLNKNLSPKSQEKAKQLMLEYAGSERGQGDTDLESNFSHPSSPGSEDFDNVSIDSSTSRYSNLSKKPGIMQKLKRWGKSKDDSSVRSSPARSLSGGSPSRPSMSVRPRGPLESLMIRNASDSVAITTFGKVDQELNDSPQTPTLPNIRTQMSSSDSPNSVASSFQLMSKSVEGVLDEKYPAYKDRHRLALEREKQIKERAEQARVEKFGDKSSVSLSYEPRAKAEKERSVALPPKLAYIKEKAVISGNSSNQSNDGNADGNAVDPQVITKMKLAQIEKRPPRVPRPPPKASGGAPVGTTPGPPSGVPPPPPGGPPPPPPPPGGPPRPPPPPGSLPKGASGGDKVHRAPELVEFYQSLMKREAKKDTSSLISSSSNVSDARSNMIGEIENKSSFLLAVKADVEAQGDFVMSLAAEVRAASFTNIEDLVAFVNWLDEELSFLVDERAVLKHFDWPEGKVDALREAAFEYQDLMKLEKQVSTFVDDPKLPCEAALKKMYSLLEKVEQSVYALLRTRDMAISRCKEFGIPVDWLLDSGVVGKIKLSSVQLARKYMKRVASELDALSGPEKEPNREFILLQGVRFAFRVHQFAGGFDAESMKAFEELRGRVHGQTEEINQES from the exons TTAAGCCTCCTGGTTGCTGCTACCATTGCAGCGATTGCTGCAAGGCAGCACAGCATAAAAAACTCTGGTTCATCAGCCTCAACAGGCAGGCATTCAG AAAATGGTAAAGCAAACAGTAACCATCAAAGCGAGAAGGAAGACGAAGAGCAACTTACATATTCTGATGATAACCTCAGAGAAAAGCAT aaagaagaagaagaggaggaggaggaggaagaagacgagGAAGAGGTTAAGTTAATTAGCAGTGTATTTAACCGTGCTAGTGATATTTCACCTGGTGATATCGGAGATGAAGATATTTTACCTGAATTTGAAGATCTTTTATCCGGGGAGATTGAAATCCCATTACCTGTTAACAAGACAGATACAAAAGAGAAAGACATATATGAAGCTGAGATGGCAAATAATGCAAGTGAGCTGGAACGGTTGCGTAATCTGGTAAAGGAATTGGAGGAAAGAGAAGTAAAGCTTGAAGGTGAATTACTTGAGTACTATGGATTGAAGGAACAAGAATCAGACGTTGATGAATTGCAACGGCAACTCAAGATTAAGACAATGGAGATTGGCATGCTCAATATTACTATTAACTCTCTGCAGTCTGAGAGGAAGAAGCTTCAAGAAGAGCTTACATGGGGAGCTTCTGCCAAGAAGGAGCTAGAGGCAGCCAGGTACAAAATCAAGGAATTGCAGAGGCAGATTCAGCTCGATGCTAACCAGACAAAAGGCCAGTTACTGTTGCTCAAACAACAAGTTACTAATTTACAGGCTAAAGAGGAAGAAGCCGTCAAGAAAGATGCTGAAATTGAAAAGAAGCTGAAAGCTGTGAATCAATTAGAGGTGGAAGTCGTGGAGCTTAAGAGAAAGAACAAAGAACTTCAAATCGAAAAGAGAGAACTAACTATTAAGTTGAATGCTGCTGAAGCAAGAGTAGCAACCCTCTCCAACATGACGGAG ACTGAAATGGTTGCTAATGTAAGAGAGGAGGTTAATAATTTAAAGCATGCAAATGAGGACCTATCGAAGCAGGTGGAAGGCCTTCAAATGAATAGGTTCAGTGAAGTTGAAGAGCTAGTGTACCTCCGTTGGGTAAATGCATGCTTGAGGTATGAGCTCCGGAACTATCAGACACCCCAAGGAAAGGTATCCGCTCGTGATCTAAACAAGAATCTGAGCCCCAAATCGCAGGAGAAGGCCAAACAACTGATGTTGGAGTATGCAGGATCAGAGCGTGGACAAGGGGATACAGATCTTGAGAGCAACTTCTCTCATCCGTCGTCCCCTGGAAGTGAAGATTTTGACAATGTTTCTATTGATAGTTCCACGAGTCGATATAGTAATCTCAGCAAGAAACCTGGTATAATGCAAAAGCTGAAAAGGTGGGGGAAAAGCAAAGACGATTCTAGTGTTCGTTCATCACCAGCTAGATCTTTGTCTGGAGGCTCTCCAAGCAGACCAAGTATGAGCGTTCGACCAAGGGGTCCCCTGGAATCCTTGATGATTAGGAATGCAAGCGACAGTGTTGCCATCACTACATTTGGGAAGGTGGATCAGGAACTTAATGATTCCCCTCAAACTCCCACTCTTCCGAACATTAGAACACAGATGTCTTCTAGCGACTCACCTAATTCTGTGGCATCATCTTTCCAGTTGATGTCGAAGTCAGTTGAAGGAGTTCTAGATGAGAAATATCCTGCTTACAAAGACCGGCATAGGTTggccttagagagagagaagcaaatTAAGGAAAGGGCAGAGCAAGCAAGGGTAGAGAAGTTTGGCGACAAATCAAGTGTAAGTTTGAGCTACGAGCCTAGAGCCAAGGCTGAAAAGGAGAGATCAGTAGCTTTACCACCAAAACTTGCCTATATCAAGGAAAAGGCAGTTATTTCTGGCAATTCAAGCAACCAAAGTAATGATGGTAACGCCGATGGTAATGCTGTTGATCCTCAAGTAATAACCAAGATGAAACTTGCCCAAATTGAGAAAAGGCCTCCTCGGGTACCTCGCCCGCCTCCTAAGGCATCTGGAGGTGCCCCTGTTGGTACAACTCCCGGTCCCCCAAGTGGAGTACCACCTCCTCCACCTGGTGgcccaccgccaccgccaccaccacctgGTGGACCACCTCGTCCACCACCTCCACCAGGAAGCCTGCCTAAGGGGGCAAGTGGTGGTGATAAAGTACACCGCGCTCCTGAGCTGGTTGAATTCTATCAGTCATTGATGAAACGTGAAGCAAAGAAGGATACATCGTCTTTAATATCTTCATCATCTAATGTATCCGATGCGAGGAGCAATATGATTGGGGAGATTGAGAACAAATCATCATTCCTTTTAGCT GTGAAAGCTGATGTAGAAGCTCAAGGTGATTTTGTCATGTCGTTGGCAGCAGAAGTTCGAGCAGCTTCCTTCACAAACATAGAAGATCTTGTAGCATTTGTGAACTGGCTAGATGAAGAGCTCTCCTTCTTG GTTGACGAAAGGGCTGTCCTCAAGCACTTTGATTGGCCTGAAGGAAAAGTGGATGCACTAAGAGAAGCAGCTTTTGAGTACCAAGACTTGATGAAATTGGAGAAGCAAGTCTCCACTTTTGTTGATGATCCCAAACTCCCATGTGAAGCTGCTCTGAAGAAGATGTATTCGTTGCTTGAGAA GGTGGAACAGAGTGTATATGCTCTCTTGCGTACAAGAGACATGGCCATTTCACGGTGCAAGGAGTTTGGAATTCCAGTCGATTGGTTATTGGATTCAGGGGTTGTCGGCAAG ATCAAGCTCTCATCTGTGCAATTGGCAAGAAAGTATATGAAACGTGTAGCTTCGGAACTTGATGCATTGAGTGGACCTGAGAAGGAACCAAACAGAGAGTTTATACTACTTCAAGGCGTGCGTTTTGCTTTCCGAGTTCATCAG TTTGCTGGAGGCTTTGATGCAGAGAGCATGAAGGCGTTTGAAGAGCTAAGGGGCCGTGTCCATGGACAAACAGAAGAAATTAATCAGGAATCATGA
- the LOC126594861 gene encoding F-box protein At2g26160-like — protein MGASATLKRRRPSSADPEGENMGAASKRCRLPSADCRERKNTGNTLKRCRGRSSGEWETENVGASSKRRRHCSSANWASLPSPALVLIMDKLLEQVDLVRFDVVCKDWHAFAQEYKDTTKRCGKSLPMLMIRPLLRYTKGKGSSCPQGKRELYRVSDGKVYKNVLLSVPWSKRCCGSDQGWLVSVDELDKLRLSVTLMNPFGKAVAPVLLPPLDNPNAGPSGSFYFYGWFPKVILHGEPAMNNRDSKYAVVAIYDRISDHSDHRLAFFEEGQKSWTYIDNQENYLSDAIIYKNQVYGVGQSGAIWSFNFNSKPPKAKVLTANHSRFAIKGYLVESTKGDLLHVRRFLKEEAKEFWTEGFHVYKLVFKGKDESAVEQVEVKSIGGEAIFVGDNYSMSVLASDHPGLQPNCIYYTDDLEEVADEPQYFYYNGPSDMGIFNLEDETIARHYSPSPRSINNPAALWIVPPSNEFC, from the coding sequence ATGGGTGCTAGCGCTACCTTGAAACGTCGTCGTCCCTCATCTGCCGACCCCGAGGGGGAGAACATGGGTGCTGCCTCAAAGCGTTGTCGTCTCCCCTCTGCGGACTGTAGGGAGAGGAAGAACACGGGAAATACATTGAAACGCTGTCGGGGTCGCTCATCTGGCGAATGGGAGACAGAGAACGTGGGTGCTTCCTCCAAACGTCGTCGTCACTGCTCATCTGCCAACTGGGCAAGCCTTCCCTCTCCCGCTCTCGTTTTGATTATGGATAAGCTGTTGGAGCAGGTTGACCTTGTCCGCTTTGATGTTGTTTGCAAGGATTGGCATGCTTTTGCTCAAGAATATAAAGATACAACAAAACGTTGTGGTAAGTCACTTCCCATGCTTATGATCCGCCCACTTTTAAGATATACcaagggaaagggatcctcctGTCCTCAAGGAAAGCGAGAACTGTACAGGGTCTCCGATGGAAAAGTGTACAAAAATGTTTTGTTATCAGTGCCTTGGAGTAAAAGGTGTTGTGGCTCCGACCAAGGCTGGCTCGTCTCAGTAGATGAACTAGACAAACTTCGATTGTCCGTGACTCTCATGAACCCTTTCGGAAAAGCAGTGGCTCCCGTTCTTCTCCCTCCCTTGGATAACCCCAATGCCGGTCCTTCTGGTTCCTTCTATTTCTATGGTTGGTTCCCAAAGGTTATCTTACACGGTGAGCCTGCTATGAATAATCGAGACAGTAAATATGCTGTTGTAGCAATCTACGACAGAATAAGTGATCATAGTGATCATAGGTTGGCTTTCTTTGAAGAGGGACAAAAGAGTTGGACTTACATCGACAACCAAGAGAACTATCTCAGTGATGCTATAATTTATAAAAACCAAGTCTACGGAGTTGGTCAATCGGGAGCGATTTGGTCATTCAACTTTAATAGCAAGCCGCCAAAAGCAAAGGTTCTTACAGCTAACCATAGTCGCTTCGCAATTAAGGGATATCTTGTGGAATCGACTAAGGGAGACCTATTGCATGTTCGAAGATTTTTGAAAGAGGAGGCCAAGGAATTCTGGACTGAAGGCTTCCATGTTTACAAGTTGGTGTTCAAGGGGAAGGACGAATCTGCTGTGGAGCAAGTTGAGGTAAAAAGCATTGGTGGTGAGGCCATATTTGTGGGTGACAACTATTCAATGTCTGTATTGGCTTCAGACCATCCCGGGCTTCAACCAAATTGCATATACTACACCGATGATTTGGAAGAAGTTGCGGACGAACCGCAGTATTTTTATTACAACGGACCAAGTGACATGGGCATCTTCAATTTAGAGGATGAGACCATCGCAAGACACTACTCTCCAAGTCCTCGGAGCATTAATAATCCAGCTGCCCTTTGGATTGTACCACCGTCTAACGAATTCTGCTAA
- the LOC126594859 gene encoding PHD finger protein MALE MEIOCYTE DEATH 1-like isoform X1: MSTTHPFSNFCSGPHRFLGAFRDNVLEFVQEFDNLGEFLHGMNVWCRQLTVEGQGVTVPLYIIEEDVKELSKRQTCDHCRITGWSKHLLCNRSYHVIILSEEDWNNPIQNGVLDLQNHIMYGLIHSDGYGHLLGIRGHDAGSAHLSGTEIMDLWDRMCTLLRTRAICVKDNSTKAGMDLRLLFGVACGRSWFDKWGYKFYRGSYGISRFAYVDSLNHIGSLELSKMTESSFGHQLQALLSRYRDFRTLKDLLSHLVGMIHEAENMKRNSRNVDDIKELKDNSKCKADKIRIAVNQFKEILGNGAPLMPRKALREAAVDLARANKQANRPSVGATAVLDHVLSNLDNVVVDEHHIFARTITKDHNGRDVYHLQLKEVPWEGQIYNRTCNDIKRLYDSYVKMEGLPGADSNGEVKKVKECVQIIQNCKHFVKEFDIAAQGESLPLTFICQIPWPNIDWRDEHHSKKIQEERESPIGDMVVVVPGDATIGDLKETAQKGLKDSYYFIKECFELSDIML; this comes from the exons ATGTCAACCACACACCCTTTTAGTAACTTTTGCAGTGGCCCTCATCGATTCTTGGGAGCATTCCGCGACAACGTTTTGGAATTTGTTCAAGAATTCGATAATCTTGGTGAGTTTCTGCATGGCATGAATGTTTGGTGCAGGCAGCTTACAGTGGAAGGACAAGGTGTTACGGTCCCCCTCTACATCATTGAAGAAGATGTGAAGGAACTGTCCAAACGACAGACTTGTGACCATTGCCGGATAACAG GTTGGAGCAAGCATCTCCTGTGCAACCGATCATACCATGTGATTATTCTGTCGGAAGAGGATTGGAATAACCCTATACAGAATGGTGTGCTTGATCTGCAGAACCACATCATGTATGGCTTGATTCACTCTGATGGTTACGGCCATTTATTGGGCATAAGGGGACATGATGCGGGCTCTGCTCATCTTAGTGGCACTGAGATTATGGACTTGTGGGACAGAATGTGTACTCTTCTTAGGACCAG AGCAATCTGTGTTAAAGACAATTCTACGAAAGCTGGGATGGATCTTCGATTGTTGTTCGGAGTCGCTTGCGGACGTTCGTGGTTTGACAAGTGGGGATACAAGTTCTATCGTGGAAGCTACGGGATCAGTCGCTTCGCATACGTTGATTCACTGAACCACATTGGGTCACTAGAGCTTTCAAAGATGACCGAGTCCTCCTTTGGCCACCAGTTGCAAGCATTACTTTCGCGATACAGGGACTTTCGAACGCTCAAAGATCTTCTCTCCCATCTTGTTGGGATGATTCATGAGGCAGAAAATATGAAGAGGAATAGCAGGAATGTTGATGACATAAAGGAGCTCAAGGACAATAGCAAATGCAAAGCTGACAAAATCCGCATAGCAGTGAATCAATTCAAGGAGATACTAGGCAATGGTGCTCCTCTGATGCCCCGAAAAGCGTTACGGGAAGCAGCGGTTGACTTGGCTCGAGCAAACAAGCAAGCTAACAGGCCATCAGTAGGGGCTACCGCCGTTCTAGATCATGTGTTGTCCAACCTAGACAACGTGGTGGTTGATGAACATCACATTTTTGCCCGTACAATCACAAAGGACCACAATGGTAGGGATGTTTATCATTTGCAGCTGAAGGAGGTACCATGGGAAGGACAAATATACAATCGTACATGCAATGATATAAAACGTCTCTATGACTCTTATGTGAAGATGGAGGGATTACCCGGAGCAGACTCAAACGGAGAAGTAAAGAAAGTAAAGGAGTGTGTTCAAATTATACAGAATTGTAAACATTTTGTGAAAGAATTTGACATTGCTGCACAAGGGGAATCTTTGCCACTGACATTCATATGTCAAATTCCATGGCCAAACATTGATTGGAGGGATGAGCATCACTCCAAGAAAATCCAAGAGGAAAGGGAGTCACCAATTGGAGACATGGTGGTTGTTGTTCCAGGTGATGCAACTATTGGAGATTTGAAGGAAACTGCACAGAAGGGACTGAAGGACAGTTACTATTTCATaaaagaatgctttgaattgtccGACATAATGCTTTGA
- the LOC126594858 gene encoding uncharacterized protein LOC126594858, with translation MSTLAAARADNFYYPPEWSPKKGSLNKFNGQHALRERARKLDQGILIIRFEMPYHIWCGGCNSMIAKGVRFNAEKKQVGNYYSTKIWSFTMKSPCCKQEIVIQTDPKNCQYVIISGATQKNEEFDVEDAETFELPADEERGKLADPFYRLEHQEEDLQKKKEAEPLLVRLQRISDDRHLDDYSLNKALRAKLRSQKKRVAEEEAASRKMGLGLRLLPVAEEDAAAASRVKFVSKFEKNRKDKRALINGASIFPGASGTSKKSLELQSKRRRISAAAASNLLTGGFKPSSWSQNAVSSGRQNGMSVTVRRS, from the exons ATG TCTACACTTGCAGCTGCTAGGGCAGACAACTTTTATTATCCCCCAGAATGGTCGCCAAAGAAG GGCTCCTTGAACAAGTTCAACGGTCAACATGCTCTGAGGGAGAGAGCGAGGAAATTGGACCAGGGGATTCTGATTATAAG GTTCGAGATGCCTTACCATATATGGTGCGGTGGTTGCAATTCTATGATTGCGAAGGGTGTTCGTTTTAATGCAGAAAAAAAGCAAGTTGGAAATTACTActctacaaag ATATGGAGCTTTACCATGAAGTCTCCATGCTGCAAACAAGAGATTGTTATTCAGACAGATCCGAAGAATTGCCAGTATGTGATTATTAGTGGGGCCACGCAAAAGAATGAGGAATTTGACGTTGAGGATGCGGAAACCTTTGAACTTCCTGCTGATGAAG AAAGAGGAAAGCTTGCGGATCCATTTTATCGTCTTGAACACCAAGAAGAGGAtttgcaaaagaagaaagaagccgAGCCATTACTTGTTCGCCTACAGAGAATTTCTGATGACAGGCATTTAGATGACTATTCCCTCAACAAGGCCCTCAGAGCCAAACTTAGA tCTCAAAAGAAAAGAGTTGCCGAAGAAGAGGCTGCTTCAAGGAAGATGGGTCTCGGTTTACGACTGCTTCCAGTGGCAGAGGAGGATGCTGCTGCTGCGTCGCGTGTGAAGTTCGTTTCCAAGTTTGAAAAAAATAGGAAGGATAAGCGAGCACTAATCAATGGGGCTTCAATTTTTCCTGGCGCATCTGGGACTTCTAAGAAGAGTTTGGAACTGCAATCTAAGAGAAGAAGGATAAGTGCTGCTGCTGCATCCAACTTACTTACAGGGGGATTCAAGCCATCATCATGGTCTCAGAATGCGGTTTCTTCAGGCAGGCAAAATGGAATGTCAGTCACAGTGAGACGCTCCTAG